The Phycisphaerae bacterium DNA window GCTTTTTGGGGATACTCAAATTTGAATAGCTCACAACTAAATCCCGCAGACCATCGCTATTAAAATAAGTAACAACAATCGTGTGTCTGCCCGCCAGAAGATATTTATAGCCGCTTCTTTCCTGAACCGAATGCTGACCATCGTTGTTAACAACAAGAACGCCATCGACATATAACTTACTGCCATCATCCGAATAGGTATAAAAAGTATAACCGGCATTTGACACCACATCGAGATAGCCTGTAAAACGAAAGGCAAAATTGTCGTCTCGCTGGCGCAGGCCTATGTCAAAGTTATGTGCCGTCCCGACAACTGTCGGCGTAAGCAAATCAAAATCCGGCAGTGAAGTCCACGTACCTTCGTAATACTCGTAATTCAGGCCGTTATCTGCTCTCGTCGCCCAGCCGATACTCTCGAGCATTGGCGATATTTCCGGGTTGGACATAAACAGATTCCAGCAAAGGCCGGTTCGATAGTTTTCAATCATGGGAACAATTGTTCCCTGGTCGATTGCTAAATAATCATCGGCGAACCAATTCGGGTCAGTATCAAGATTGAACGCGTCATAGAAGCCGAGCGACCCCCATAACTGACTGCCGTAAGTATAATAAAAATGCTTCAATGTCGCGATTGATTCTGAAGGGGTGTACGGCATTGAGCTTATTGCAGCGGTCGGAGTAATAGTGCCGTTATCGGAAGCTCCCGGAGCGTGAGCAACATAACCCCATGGACTATAACTGGCCGTTAATCCCCATACTAAATCGCTATAACCTGAAAAACCTTTAGGATTAGCAATGCAATAAGCACGGTCTATCAAAGCAATATTTCGGCTGTTCTCGAAGTAGTTACAGTAATTATCGTTTTTATTACGAGGGTCGAAACCGAGAAACGGATAATGAGTCCAGAACATCGGCGTTTCGAACCCGCTTACCCATTGAATATAATTATAATATCTATTGCCGTTTTTATAACCGCCGCTGTCGCCAAAGCCGTCATAATAACAACTTGCCGGTATAGAATGAGTCGGCGAAGCTATCGCTAAAATGTAGGCATTCATAGATTCACAACCGCCAAAGGCAAAACTATACTGCCAGCTTGAATCCGGCGACCATAACCACCACAGATGTTTGCCGTCAGTATCAGACGCTCTGCGGTACCAATCCCACTCCACATCCTCATAAAGCTGCGTCGCACGGCTGCGAATTTCATTTTCCACAGGGGTGTTGGCGTCAAAGTACTGGCGACAGGTAAGAATGCCGACTATCATATCGGCAGTTTCGATGATATCGCCGGCTATAATAGGGTCGCCATTCGCATCATAATCGGCGGCTTTAGTCGCACCTGTTGTTCCATCCATCCAGTGTGACCAGACGCCATGATAACGCGGCGCAACATCCTGAAGAAAAGTAAGCACCGTCAAAACCCTCTGGGACGCCTGCGCTCTTGTAATAAATCCCCGCTCTGCA harbors:
- a CDS encoding glucoamylase family protein, producing the protein MRKPLSIILFAVLFVISPLCAQSLIVGLAASGHDCRIDLTWTPVTVSGLDGYNIYRSRYENGTYEKLNSSVHTVSVYSNFIGDNVRPYWYYVKPVINGTEGEASSKVTATPYAMTDEQLLTSIQQATFRYFWDFAHPVSGMARERFALYDRQTVTTGGSGMGLMTIVVGAERGFITRAQASQRVLTVLTFLQDVAPRYHGVWSHWMDGTTGATKAADYDANGDPIIAGDIIETADMIVGILTCRQYFDANTPVENEIRSRATQLYEDVEWDWYRRASDTDGKHLWWLWSPDSSWQYSFAFGGCESMNAYILAIASPTHSIPASCYYDGFGDSGGYKNGNRYYNYIQWVSGFETPMFWTHYPFLGFDPRNKNDNYCNYFENSRNIALIDRAYCIANPKGFSGYSDLVWGLTASYSPWGYVAHAPGASDNGTITPTAAISSMPYTPSESIATLKHFYYTYGSQLWGSLGFYDAFNLDTDPNWFADDYLAIDQGTIVPMIENYRTGLCWNLFMSNPEISPMLESIGWATRADNGLNYEYYEGTWTSLPDFDLLTPTVVGTAHNFDIGLRQRDDNFAFRFTGYLDVVSNAGYTFYTYSDDGSKLYVDGVLVVNNDGQHSVQERSGYKYLLAGRHTIVVTYFNSDGLRDLVVSYSNLSIPKKQIPVNKLFRCNLAGDISQDCHVDMNDLKILAEDWLNDYTFIDFSQMAANWME